Below is a genomic region from Raphanus sativus cultivar WK10039 chromosome 4, ASM80110v3, whole genome shotgun sequence.
AAAACGAAACTACCAACACAAGTGTTCTCATCAGCAAGCATATCAATCAAACAGTAGCAGAAATAACATCCGCATCGGACAAGGTACATGGCTCATGGGTTGTGAGTACGACATCAAACCACTCCACCTTCCCCCACATCTCATCTCCGCGCCTCTCAATCCCAATCTCAGCACACCAAATACATATCTCTTCATTATGTTCATCTAAACGCCTATAAACCTCCCACAAGACAGCCATCTTTCCATCAACATCCACCATTTTACAATCTCCACCAAAATCAGGCAAATCTTCAACACCTCTCAATTTCTTCCATGAGCTTGACTTAAAGTCAAACCATCTAAACTCTCTTTTATTCCAAAGAAACAAGACATCTCCTATCACGCCGTGAGAATAGGACACTGCAGAAGCCACACGATTCATATCCATTTCCATATCCATAGCCTCATCCATATCCATAGCCATAGCTATATCCTCATccatatccatatatatatcCATATCCAATTCTATCATGTTCCAACTAGCTTCCTTGGGATCGTAAACCACACGCTTATCACCAAATACGTACAATTTTCCTCCGAGTTCAAAGCTTTCGAGTTCAGCTCTTGATGGACGTATCTCAGAGGCAGGATCGGTCACCTTTCCCCAAGTTTGAGTCTTTGGATCAAATACTTCAACCCAATCCACGGAACTGAGTTCTTCAAACCCTCCTGCTACGTATATCTTCCCATCAACTACGCTCGCTGCAGGGGAGCTCCTCTTCTCTCGCATCGGTGGAGCACTGTGCCACGTGTTGAACCGACAATCAAGGACCGAGACTTTAGAAGTAGGAAAAGGCGTGTACCCTCCGATCCTGTAGATGTTAGACCCAACGGCTACGAGGCTAACATCGGTAGATGTTAGACTCAGAGATCGTTCATGACGCAAATAGGGAGAAGTGATTGGGATGAAAAGGAAGCCACTTGACCGGTCGGTtaggttttggtttggttttttgCAGAGAGCGAACCAATTTGTGGTAGGGTCACGAAGGCGATCCAGATGGTAGCGTAAGCACAGATAGAGGCAACTCTCGGTTAGGTTTAAGCGAGAGCGGGTCTGGTAAAGCTCCAGCGAGGCAACGACAGCTCTGAAATTTTTGGAGACGAGTGAGAGAGTTGGATAGTACAGTCTAGAGATGCGTGCTAAGCAATTCAGTAGCAAATCGTGAGGGAGAGACAAAATCGAGATTTCTGGCGATTGTTTGGTCATATTCTTACGCGGTCAGTAAACAAAGGTGTAGGAGATGATCACTGAGGTAGAAGGATCAAATCGAAAACCAGAGTTCGTATGATGCGAAGTTCTTTGTATGAACTTAACAAGTAACCTGAAAAATAAGCAATAGGTTTTAAGAAAGTTTTATTGATTGATTGTGTTAATAACGTGCCATGAGGCTATTGTATATATAGTAAACCAAGAGGAGGTTTAActatgaaaaaagaaaaacataaattcataatcaaaaggaaaactaacataagaatttagaaaagaaaaacttagaAATATGGAAAAATAGTGAAAAACCGACATTGTGACTTTCTTGTCACAGGGAGTTGTGTGTACTGGAGTTTGCATATAGATCCTATACATGCTCGTGCCCTGCTGAGGAAAGGTTGGTGAAACATCAATAGATGTGATCATTATGACGTGTATAGATTGTTACACTTAGAGCATCAGCAGCGCAAAGTCTCTCGGACACGATTCTTTAAgcaattatattaatatattactaTGGTTTATTTATCTGATTAACTTTAAATCAGGATAAATAATCCTACTAATAAAAACAAGACATCTATAGAAATCATTTCTTCCCAA
It encodes:
- the LOC108852213 gene encoding F-box/kelch-repeat protein At4g39590 encodes the protein MSNMTKQSPEISILSLPHDLLLNCLARISRLYYPTLSLVSKNFRAVVASLELYQTRSRLNLTESCLYLCLRYHLDRLRDPTTNWFALCKKPNQNLTDRSSGFLFIPITSPYLRHERSLSLTSTDVSLVAVGSNIYRIGGYTPFPTSKVSVLDCRFNTWHSAPPMREKRSSPAASVVDGKIYVAGGFEELSSVDWVEVFDPKTQTWGKVTDPASEIRPSRAELESFELGGKLYVFGDKRVVYDPKEASWNMIELDMDIYMDMDEDIAMAMDMDEAMDMEMDMNRVASAVSYSHGVIGDVLFLWNKREFRWFDFKSSSWKKLRGVEDLPDFGGDCKMVDVDGKMAVLWEVYRRLDEHNEEICIWCAEIGIERRGDEMWGKVEWFDVVLTTHEPCTLSDADVISATV